AGACTGTTAGATAGTTTACGTTGACTCTGGCGGAAATACCATTTTGCACGGAATTCTCGATTGGGCTTCCGGACTAAAAAAGTCCCTCCAAGATGGCTATAAATTAATTTTACAAATGAGTATTCATATATTTGATTAGCATAATAATAGATTGGTTTTGATAAATTAAATTGCGCTGGCATATTAAAAATTAAGCAATCAAATTATTTAACTAATTCTTCAAAAGCTTCTGGCGTATCAACATCCATCCAAAATGAATTACCGATATCCACACCCCCCATTCGACTTTTAGCAATTAACATATTACATGCATCAGCTAAACTACAATTACCTGATTCATTGGCAGCTTCCAATGCATTGAAGAAATCAAATTTACATTTAAAGACACCACAATCTATTGCATCAAACTCAGGAAGGGTTTTTGACATACCTATAATTTTTGAAATTGTATTATTATCAACTGAAACTTTCATTCCATCGTCAATATCATATATCTCGTTAATTCGAAAATCTAAGCCCACTAATGCATCGTATTTTTTTAAACTACTCAAAATAATTTTCTCTAATAATTGGGCATCATACACATGATCACTCATTGAAATTAGAAAGGGTTCTCCTTGGGGTATTAAGGGCTTTGCTGCTAAAACACTTAGACCATTTGCCTTA
The Candidatus Neomarinimicrobiota bacterium DNA segment above includes these coding regions:
- a CDS encoding NTP transferase domain-containing protein, producing MTDGIPKTLLKLKGKSLLDRVIENAVSVGIKDAVIVTGYRSPDLVSYVDSQNYDINVETIYNANWDKANGLSVLAAKPLIPQGEPFLISMSDHVYDAQLLEKIILSSLKKYDALVGLDFRINEIYDIDDGMKVSVDNNTISKIIGMSKTLPEFDAIDCGVFKCKFDFFNALEAANESGNCSLADACNMLIAKSRMGGVDIGNSFWMDVDTPEAFEELVK